The Cytobacillus oceanisediminis genomic interval AGGCGGTTATATAGATGGATACAACACAATTGCCAAAATATCAGCAAGTTATTGAGACTATTAAAGAAAAGATTTCCAAAGGTGAATGGCCAATCGGAAGTAAAATTCCAAGCCAGCGGAAACTGGCTGAGGAGTTTGGAGTAAACCGAAGCACAATTATCACTGCTCTGGAAGAACTTGCTGCAGATGGACTAATAGAAGGGAAAACGGGGGTTGGCACTAAGGTTATTAATAATACATGGACTCTGCTCGCTTCAAGGCAGTCTGCCAACTGGAGTGAATATATCGATACAGGGATACACAGAGCCAGCGAAAAGATCGTTCAGGAAATTAATGACTTAGAAATGGATCCCACTTTTATACAGCTCAGCAAAGGAGAGCTTTCCCCTGAAATTTTCCCTGTGCAAACGATGAAGAAAGTTCTAAAGGAAGCTGCTGATGAATTGTGTGAACTCGGTTATGAGGAACCAAAGGGGTATTTGCCATTAAGACAGGCAGTCAGTGAGTATTTGGCAGCATACGGAATCTTCGCATCTCCTTCCTCCATACTTATTGTTTCTGGAGGGCTGCAAGCGCTGCAGCTTGTTTCACTCGGACTTGTGCAAAGAGGGGCACCCGTATTTCTGGAAAAGCCCTCTTACTTATATTCTTTACAGCTTTTCCGATCATCAGGCATGAATTTAAAAGGATTGCCAATGGATAAGGAGGGAATTATCACGAAAAGCATCTCTTTGAAGAAATACGAAAAAGGGAAATCCATTTTATACACGATTCCTTCCTATCATAATCCTACTGGAATTTTAATGACAGAAAAAAGACGGAGAGAACTGCTTGATGTATGCAGAACAGAACAGCTGCCAATTGTGGAAGACGATATTTACCGTGAGCTATGGCTTGATGAAGTGCCCCCTCCACCATTAAAAGCAATGGACAAAAACGGCCAGGTCCTTTATATGGGAAGCTTGTCGAAAACATTGAGTCCCGGACTTCGAATAGGCTGGGTAGCAGCACCTGAACCTGTTATCGACCGGCTTGCCGATCTTAAAATGCAGACTGACTATGGTTCAAGTTCACTTTCACAAAGGGTAGCTGAAAAATGGCTGTCCACCGGCCTCTATCAAAAGCATATGGAAAATGTACGTGAGCAGTTGAGAATTCGTCGTAATACTGCCCTAAATGCATTAGATGCTCACTTGTCCGGGATAGCAGAATGGAATTCTCCGGAAGGAGGTTTTTTTATATGGCTGAAAGTACCGTCTAATATTTCAATTCGAATCCTCTATCGGCAGGCTATTTCAAGAAAGCTGCTGATTAATCCCGGCAGCATATACAGTGACGGGCCGAATCATTTTATACGAATTTCATATGCTTATGCCTCTCTGGGGGAACTGCAGGAAGGTATATTCATCCTTGGAGAGGAAATTAGAAAGCTCCAATGAGAATAGTACCTAACAAGGTATCCTTTTCACAGTTGTTGGCATAGAGTGAAATTTATCCTATATGTCAATCTAAACATGTATTGTATAATGATGGAAAAGTGCCATTTTCCAAAAGGAGGGACAGAAAATGATTATGACCGAGAATCCTGCAGATTTATTCGCGGACAAAGTGGAAGCGAGGAATCTGCAGCTGGCCATTCAGCATTCCAGCGATGTGATTGCAAGAGTGACAAAAGAAGGCATTGCTTTATATGTCTCCCCTTCCTGCTTGCCGATGCTGGGATATTCGCAGCAGGACTTTTATCGAAGCAGCCTTTATACATACTGCCATCCAAATGACCGGGACCTTTTAAAAGATGCATTAGCCGAACTCGAACAGCTTCCGCAAAAACGGGAGACCTTTCGCTTCAGGCATAAGGAAGGGCATTATCTGTGGCTTGAAGCCAATTTTTCAGTCATTAATGACGATAAAGAAATGATGTGCATCATCCGGGATATGACACAGAGAATTATCATGGAAGAGGAGATTCTTGAAACACAGGAGAAGTACCGCTTTCTGGTGGAGTACTCCAAGGATACGATAGGAATGGTGACACAAAAAGGGATTTGGACCTACATCAATAATGAAGGAAAGAAGCTTTTCGGATTCACGAGCATCAAAGAGATGATCGGCACCTCCCTCCACGACTACACTCCTCCTTCAGAACATTCCACTCTCGATGATTTTCTGCAAACAAAGCTAAGTGTGAATTTTGAGCTTAATCTGATCCGGACTGACGGGCGAATGAGAAAAGCCGAAGTCCAGCTGATTCCAACCACTTTCAAGAACAGAAAGGTCTACCAGATCATTATTAAAGATGTGACTGGACAAAAGAAGACGGAAGAAAAGCTGCAGAATGCTGAAAAACTTTCGGTTGTCGGTCAGCTTGCCGCAGGCATTGCCCATGAGATCCGCAACCCGCTAACAGCCATAAAAGGCTTTACACAGTTATTATACGAAGAACATAAAGGCGATTTCGCGGAGGTTATTCTTAATGAGCTGGAGCGGATTGAAGGCATCGTCAATGACCTGCTCGTTCTCGCCAAACCTCAAATCACCGAAATGGAAGAAACCTGCCTGACAAACGTTGTAAAAAGTGTGATCACTCTTTTAAACAGCCAGGCAGTTATGGAGAATATCATGATCGAACTAACACAGTCACCCGGCGAGTTTTATGTTAAATGTGAAAAGGATAAAATTAAACAGGTGCTGATTAACATCATTAAGAACTCGATTGAAGCCATGCCGATGGGCGGGAAAATAAATGTGGATATCCGCCAGGAGGACCATTGTGTCATCATCAGTGTCGAGGATGAAGGAATTGGCATACCTGAAGAACGCCTCGCCAAACTGGGAGAGCCGTTTTACAGCACAAAAGAAAAAGGCACAGGCCTTGGCATTATGATCTGCAAAAAAATCATTAAAAACCATGGCGGAAACCTTTACATCCACAGCAGGGAAAATGAAGGAACAACGGTCCGGATTACTTTGCCGCTTTCCTGAATTAAAGAAGCCAGATGCCTGAACTGGCTTCTTTAATTTTGGATGATAAACTCCTGGTCCTTCCCTCTATCCCCAATATGTACCCTTTCCTTATAAAAAATCTCTTCCTCTGACATAAGCATCACTGTTGAACTCCTGGTTCCGTAGCCTTTGCTTTTGATAAATAAAGGAGACAGAATCCGCTCCCACTCAAGTGAAACTCCTGTTTTCGGAAGCATGTCATCAGGGGCAGGGTCTGCATTCTGGAGAAGTGTGAACAAGTCTTCGGTAAAATTCCCAGAAGCATGATTTATTATCTTAGATAAGCCCTCCTTCCCCTTTTTCACCTTTGGCCACTCGGTATTCAGCACATGATTGCTGACCCCGTACACTCCTGGTTCAAGCTGCTCTAGTCTATCTTCCACGTTCGAATAATAAAAGAGCTCCTCCAAATTGCCCGCAAGCAGATTGTAGCCGGGATAGCTGCTGCGATGTTCAGATGCTATTTTCATAAAATCAGCAGGCGAAGCACTGCCTTTCAGAAAATCCGCCACCAAATCTCCTCTTGACCTCTTGCCATCTGTCACTTCGTTCGGATCGCGGTAATTTGTAAGAGCTGCAAATCGTTCAGTCTTTGTGACACCCATCCACGTCCCCATCTTGCTTAAATCGCGTCCAGCCAGAATAGCGGGATGGTCCTCCCAAAAATGGGCCGGTGCAGTGGGGCGCTCATAAAATTCATCGCGATTAGCGGCAACGATAAGCTTGTATACAGGATGGACTTTGTATGCGAAAAGGATTAAACACATTTGGATCACTGCTTTCGTTTTATTTATTATTTTAACTTTTCGGGAGGGAAAAATAAAAAATACCCACTTTAGTTATGTGAAATATTAGATAAATTCTAATACATGTTAGATCAGATAGAGATTATGCCAGATAAATCTTTTAACATGCTAGAAAAAACCAACAAGTTGTAACATATTTGATGAATCATGTTAGATAAATATAGCAATAAAAAAAGCCCCTTTCTTAAAAGGAGCTTAATCAAATTAAGTAACTGCACCTTCCCTCGCTGTCTTCCTCGCCCTTAAAAATCTAACTGTATTCAAAACAATCGTTTTGGTCACAGCATAAGTAGGTATTGCCAGGATCATGCCGAGGATACCGGCAAGATTGCCTGCAACCAGCAGTAGGATGATGATGGTGGCCGGATGTGTGTTTAAGGTTTTTCCCAGAATCAGCGGTGACAGCACATTCCCCTCTATCTGCTGGGCTATCACAATGACTACGACAACCAGTAAGGCTTTAGTCGGCGAGTCAAAAAGTGCGACGATTACAGCGGGGGCACCGCCAAGAAACGGCCCGACATAAGGGATGATATTGGTTATGGCAACAATAAGCGCCATGACTAGCGCATATGGCAAATCGATGATTAAATAGCCAATAAACGAAAGTGTTCCAACAAATAATGCCACTGTAATCTGCCCCTGGATGTAGGAAGAAAGAGTCTCTCCTGTTTCCTTAAGCGTTTTAACTCCCTCTTCCCTGTAAGAAGCAGGAAGAAACTTTGAAACAGCAGCAGGGAACTTATCTCCATCCTTAAACATATAAAACAGCAGGAATGGCACCGTTACAATTGTGATCGCAATATTGGTGACCAGGCTGACAATTCCTGCTACCCCCTCCGTCACACGGCTTGGGAGGGTATTGGCATATTCCATAATGCGGGCTTCAATTTCTTCAAGCAATATGTAGTCCTGCGTCAAAAACCATTTAAACTCTTCAGTGTTAGACATTGAAGTAACAAAGTCTCTTGTCGTTTTCGCATACCCCGGCAGGTCGTTGAATAATTCAGTCACCTGTCTGCTGATAAGCGGAGCAATGTTGCCAATAACAAGCATCACTAAGCCGATAACAGCTGCATAGATGATTAATATCGCTGCCGTTCTTGGCACCTTGTAGCGCTGGAGCAATCTTACCAGCGGACTCAATAAGAAATAGAGAAATCCCGATATAATGATTGGAAAAAATAATGTTGACGCAAAAATACCGACCGGTTCAAACAGAAAGGAAATTTTCGTTGATACATAAATGATTGTTAAAATAATCAGCAATTGCAAAGTCCAGTACTGCAGTTTTTTCTTTGCCACAATGTCACCTTTTTTCCTTTTATTAATTAAATAAAGAATACCACATTGGTGTTCCCTTCTACTATTATGAGATAACACTATATACGTATAGCCTTTCTGAATGGTTTCAAAAATAGACCAAAAAAAACAGCGCCTCCTGAATGGACGCTGTTTTTTTATTTATGATGGTCATTTTTTACACCCGCAATCTTTTCCCTCACATGGAACGAAGTCTTTATAGCGGAACAATAAGGCTGAATCTGCCTGCTCAAGGCCTGGCTCTTCGGGATTAAAAATACTTCCGCCGGCAACGGAAATTTCCAGAAGACCGCACACCGGTTCACCTGTATGCTCACTTAATTTAAAATCTCCTTTTGCTCTTACCCGGTAGACAGCATTCGCCTCACCTTCGCCTATCATTATCCCGCCTGGAATATCCCTTTCAATCCTTGTACACGTATGGGGCTGCAGTTCATGTGTCCCCAGATTGATTTCTGTCTCGGGTATATTTTTGAACACACGAATTCCATTTTTATCATAAGATGAATATTCAGGCTGCAGGCAAACGCCAAGCACAACAGAAGCCCTTAGTTTTTGATTGGTCGGATTTTTAAGGATAATGATCAGCCTTTCATTATCACGGCCAATTTGTATTTCGGAATCTGCTTCCATCGGAATTAGAAAAGGGCCTGTTGTAATCTCTGCCCCTGGTGATTCCTTCTGGCTATTTTCATAACTTCTTAGCATAACCAAACGCTCCTTTTTATTTTTGGCTTTGTTAAAGGTTATTGTTGATTTTGCATCCTGCTGATTGGAGCGGAAGGCGCGAGCTCCCCGGAAATGCTATCGGATTTCGTTCGTGCAGTGTTTAACTCAGAGATGCTTATTCAATCCTGCTAGAATAGCGTGTCAGCGGGAGACCCCGCAGGTGCAAATGCACCGAGGAGCATTGGACCGCCCTCTGAACGCTTGAGGCCTCGTGCTGAAATCAACGGGTAAATTAACAGAGCCTTATTTTCTTGCTGCTCCCCTTTCTAATATTAAATTCATTGTGATGATAATCTGAGCAGGCGAATATAATAGTTTATTTAATAAATATCTTCTAAATCACCAATTGAAGACTAAGGAGGCTGCAGGATGAGAATCGGAATTAATCTCCTCAATCTATCTCAAGACCGGTTTGGAGGGGTTGAACAATATATAACGAATTTAATTGGCCATATGGCTGACAGCGGAGAAAATCTTACCCTGTTCCTTTTTCTTAAGCGGAAGCTGAAAAACGTTTTTCCCCAACATGAAAAAATAAAAACAATTCGGTTCCGGAAGTTAATGGATTCTGCTGATGTTTATGATGCCATCAAAAAATGCAAGCTGGACCTTTGGTTTTGCCCATTACACAGATCGTATCTCCCAAGTGTCCCTGTTCCGACTGTGGCAACGATTCATGATGTACTTCATACGGAATATCCGGACTTTGTCCCTGGCGGATTAGAAGAGAATAATCGCTATTATGGACAATATACAGCTTCGTTCGATGCTGTCATTACAGTTTCGGATTTTTCCAAGGGTGCCATAGCCCGTCAGCTCTCCATTCCAGAGAGAAAAATTCATGTCATTCCCCTAAATGCACCAGCCATATTTGATCAAGCACCAGCGAAAATCACAATGAAAGGAGTGAAACAAAGATATCAATTGCCCGATACTTACGCCATATATCCTTCAAGCTATAATCCGCACAAAAACCATCTGAATCTGCTAAAGGCCATTCTGATCCTGAGGAAAAAATACAATACCACCATACCGCTTGTCCTGACAGGCTATGCAGATAAAAGCAATGGAGTTTATCAATCTGTTTTGCAATTTATAAGAGAACGTTCTTTAGAAAAACAGGTTTGGGTTCTGGGGTACGTTCCCCCTGAAGAAATGCCTTCACTTTATTGGAACTCAAGCTTTTTGGTCTTTCCTTCCCTATATGAAGGATTTGGCATTCCCCTGGTGGAGGCGTTTAAAACAAAAACACCGATCGTTTGCTCAAACAAGGGAAGCATCCCTGAAATCACAGACCACGCGGCTCTTTATTTTAATCCTGAAAATCCTGAAGAGATTGCTTTAAAAATGATGGAGCTGTTAAATCCTTTAACAAGAAAACAGCTTAGCGAAAAGAGCAGTCTTAGGTCACGGCATTTTTCCTGGAAAAAGACTGCCGCAGAAACGATGAAAGTTTTTCGGAGTGTGACCCGGAACTAATGAAGAGGAGGGGAAATGATGAGAAAAATACTTGTCCTTAATATTTTCCCAACGGTTTTCCCGCCGACAAGCGGAGGCACATTGAGGTATTTTCATATTTATAACGAATTAAGCCATTTTTATGATATTACTCTTCTATCCCAAACAAACAGTAAAAAGGGGAAGGTCATAAAATACTCTTCAAGCTTTAGAGAATACAAAGCTGAAAGGGATCCTCTCTACTCGCAAATAAGACAGAAGCTTCATAATGCAGCTTCAGGCTATGAACTTCCTTTAATTATGTATTTGGAGCTTGCCAATTATCCTGCATTATACAAAGAGTATTTCGAGAAGCTCTACCAAACAAGCGATATCATTATTCATGAAACCCCTTATTTACTGGATTATGACTTCCATTTCAACAAAGATCAAAAGCCAAGAATTTATAACAGCCATAACCATGATTACTCACTGGCAAAGCAAATTTGGAAGGATGAAAAAGCGCGGGAATACCTTCCCCGGCTTTATGAAGCAGAACAGCGATTAACTTCACACGCGGACTTGATTTATGCCACATCTGCAGCGGAGAAGGAGGAATTTATTAAAGATTATGGGCTGGATCCTCAAAAAATAATGCTTGCCCCAAATGGAATCAATCCAGATGAATGGCTTCCGCGCAGAAAGAAGCCTGCCGGAAGGCCAAAGGCTCTGTTTATTGGAGCAGATTATCCGCCTAACACTCAGGCAGTGAAGTTTATCATTGAGCACCTTGCCGATAAATGCCGGGATATTGACTTTATCATTGCAGGCGGATGCTGCAGACCTTTTCAAGAGCCTAAGAAAAATAACGTAAAATTAATGGGCAAGGTTAAGCACAAAAAAAAATTAAAGCTATTTGCTGAAGCTGATATCGCTATCAATCCGATGTTTAGCGGTGCAGGGGTCAATTTGAAAACGCTGGAATTTTTATCAGCAGGAATTCCCCTGTTTTCCACTTTATGCGGTGTCCGGGGATTAGAACTCATTAACCGCAAGCACTATATCCATGCCGAGGCAGAGGATTTCGCGGATAAGCTTAACCAGTTCAGCGGCAGTCATAAATTTTTGGAGGAGATGGCGGCATGCGGGCAAAAACATATTAACAGCCGTTTTTCATGGAGAAGTATAGCTGAAAAAATCCATAATGATATTGAAGAGATTTTTTCTGATTAAGAAAGAATCTCTTCTATAGCCTTTTTCAATAAAATTCCGGCCTTATCCCAGGTAAGATTCAGCATATCCAATCTTCCTTGTTGGCCTTTCTGTTTACACAGATGCGGATTTTCATAGGCCAATCTCATCTGTCTTTTTGTATCCTCCAGATCCGCTTCAGCCCAAAGATGGTCCTCATGTTTAAATAAATGAGGGTATAACCTCGATATGGCACTTTTGCTGCCCATGCTGTCTCTTGGATTCTCCAGCTTGCAGTCTATTAAAAAGGAATTTTGTTCATTCAAAAAATCCATTTGTCCGCCCCAGCCTGTAGCTATGACTGGGATACCGCTTGATAATGCCTCAATATATGGCAGACCTACCCCTTCTCCCCTCGTGGGAAGAATGAATGCATTGCCCAGCGTATATAAACCTTTAAGCTGTTTTTCCGGTATAGTGCCCGTTATTACATGCAGAGGGGCAGTTTCATTTGTAAACCCAAGACTTCTTTTATATTGCGAAATAGCCTTTAATATTTTTTTACGCTTGCTGCCATATGTTTTAATGACCAGCAGTACATTGTCTTTAGAAGTGAACTCGCTCCAATAGGCTTTTAGCAAAGTTTCAGGATTTTTCCTATGCTGAAAATCAAAAACCGAAACAAAAACAAACTTCCCTTTTGCTTCCTTTAATGTAAGCTTTTTGTTTCCAGGGTCAAATGCATGTGTATCAGCCCCATGAGGAGCCAGAAATACAGGAACATTTACTCCGCCTCCAATCATGGCTTTCATATTTTGAGAGCATGGCACGCATACCCCATCACATGCATTAATGGCTGGCAGCCATGGACTTGGAATCTTTTCTGTTTCCCAAACAGTATTTAATAGAATCCGGTCAAAATTTTTTCTTTCTTTATTGATATCATCAATATTTCCAGGCGGACAATGATAAATTAAAATTTTTTGTTTATTTTTTTGGAGTGGCTTTTCTATTAAATGCAATAATCTCTTTTTCTTGTTTTTATTGCTAAAATCATAAGGAAAATTCCAAGTATACGGTTGGATAATAAGATCAACACCAAGACGGTCCAATGCAAGAGTGTATTCTCTGCTTGCAATTCCATATCCGCTTGCATCAAGAACCGGCCCTCTCCAAATTACTTGATAATTTGTCATTTGTACGCCTTCCCTCCATCGCTGACAATCTGTTTTACCTTATTAAAGTCACTGGTTCTGCTTACGGGAACAGATTTTCTTATCAGCCTGTCGTTGTCAGCAGTCCATGTATGATGTCCTGGCTGCGAGATTCTCAAACAGGCATAATTATTTTTGTCACCAGAGTATATTTTAAGCTTACTTTTGTTGCATAGCTTTAAGAAGTAGGTATCTTCGCCCAAGTTCACTTTCGGAAACCGGACATGATCCATGATTTCCTTCCTGAAAACCAGGGTAGCTCCCTTTATTCCATGCTTGACAAACCGGTTTTCTTTTCCAGGCTTTTGGATGGCCAGCAGCTTCTCTTTTTGAAAATACATGTAAACCGTTCTTTTCCCTACTATATCTGCCTTTGTTTTCTTCAGAGTTCTGACAGACTGAGCCAGATAGTTTGGAGCATAAAAATCGTCATCATCGAATTTTGCAATTATGTTATAACGTGAATTTAGAATGGCAATATTCAGGCATTCCCCAAGTGTGACTTCTTCGCGCAGTTGAAAAACAGTTACATTATGAGACTCCTTTGCCCTCTTCTGCCATGCGGCTTTATCCATCTCATCATTATTTAAGATAATGATTAATTCTTTTTCCTTCCAAACCTGATTTTCATAGTTTTCAAACACGTTTTCCATATAGTCCTGACGCATTGTACAGCAGATGATAGAGACCATCTTTCCCGCTCCTTTATGATATGCTTAACCGTCTCTTCCCAGGAAGCAGCAATACGAATAATATCCTCTTCCTGCAGTTTTTCGCCCCATTGGACTTCTATAATTTCCAGAGGTGTAATGGCCTTTACAGCATGTTTTGCACCGACCGGAATTTGAAGGACATCTCCTGCTTTAATATAGACAAGGCGGCCATCCAAAATAAACTCCCCTTCTCCAGAGATGATTGTCCAAGTCTCCTGTCTGAACTGATGAGTCTGGTAGCTGATATTTCTGTCTGGTAATATTTTAAGCAGCTTGGAAAGGGACTCCATTCCTTCGCTAGTATAAGAAAAATCTAAAACTTTATAGATGCCCCATCTTTTTTCTTCATACATAAGCCGGGCTGTTTCAGCCATATCCTTTATAGCATTGCTCTTCTGCTTATCGGCAACCAGAATCCCCTCCGGGCTGGCAGCTATGATGCTATTAGAGATTGAAATGGCATGAATCGGAATGGAAAGTTCATTGACAATCTGGGTATTTTTAGAGTCCTTTGATAGCGAACCTTTGCCGGAAACTGGACTCTCAAGCTGGCCGCTTAATGTCTCCCAGCTTCCGAGGTCCTTCCATAAACCAGAATAGGGAATTACAATCGACCTGCTGTTTTTCTCAGCGATCTTATAATCAAAGCTGATTTCAGGCAGAAGATCATAGTTTTTCAGCAGCTGGCTATAAGAAGTGGAAAGACCCATTTTATTTAAATACTCAATAATAAAATTCAGAGAAAATCCAAATACGCCGCAATTCCAGAAAGCATTCTTTTCTATGAGCCGCCGGGCTGTTTCTGTATCTGGTTTTTCTATGAATTGATCTATTGGAAGGCAGCCTATTTCCTCTTTTTGACCCGGCTTAGGGAGGATATATCCAAACTGGTCTGACGGAAACTGCGGCACAGCACCCAGCAGAGCAAGCTCAGCCTGCGATATATGCAGAATATCCGGAATGCTTTGCAGCAGCTTATAAAACAGGGGTTCCACATAGGAATCCACCGGCACCACACAAATGGTTTCCTCAGGACCGGCATAGTAATTGGAATGAAGGTACGCACAAGCTAAAGCAATAGAAGGAAATGTACCTCTTTGACTCGGCTCGCAGATGACGGGGATCTGAGTGTCTATTTGGTTTTTTATAATCTCCAATTGATTCTCACAGGTAATAATATATGTTGATGATAGAAGCCTAGCGTCATCCAGCTGTCCGCAGACCCGCTGAATCATGGATTCAGGCTTCCCATGCTGTGTAGGCAGCAGCTTTAAAAACTGCTTGGCCCTAACTGAATTAGATAAAGGCCAAAGTCTTCGCCCTGAACCTCCTGATAGCAATAGAATTTTCATATCTCAACCCCATTTTTAATTAAATATAAAGCTGGTACTTGTATTCTATGGGGCCTATCCAATAGCGGTATGGTCATATGAATCAAATTATCTTACTTTTTAAGGTTCGTCAGAGCTTTTTATAAATAATACTTTGTTAAATTTGGCTGTTGATTTCAGCACGAGGCATTCAGCGAACGCGGGCCTACCGGGATCCTCCTCGACGCTTTGCACCTGCGGGGTCTCCCTTGGGATGCTACTCCCGCAGGACTTTGATAAGCATCTCCTGAGTAAACACCGCACGAAGGAAACGCGATAGCATTTTCGAGAAGCTCGAGCCTTCCACTCCAATCAACAGGTGCTAAAACAACAATGAGATTTTAACAGAGCTATAAATAAAAAAAATACCTGCATTAATCGCAGGTATTCAGACCAAAGCAGCTCTTTTTTCAATTCCGGGTCTATATTTTTAGTTAATATCCATTCCAGCTAGCTGCATCTGCTAATTTAAGGGCTCTGTTTAAGCCGGATTTCGCGCAGCATGTTTATCTAATAAATCAGGAAGATTATACGAGGAAAATGTGAGCTTTTCTAGCTATAAAACTCCCTGGCAAAAACCAGGATTCAACTTTGCTCTTTCTGGAAAATTACTTCGCAAAAAAGCCGCCTGTATGGTATTGGCGGCTTTTTTCAAAGGTCACTATATTGATTTTTTGTTATACAGAAATCATACCGCTTCACTGTCCCACTTTTTCTCGTCCTGCACAAACAGCAGTCCAAGCTCGTGGTGATCGCCTTCGTACAGAGCCCGCTGGACAAAGCGGACCTGGCTGTTCACATCAAGAACCTCAAGTTTGCAGTGAGCCCCGTTCTTTTGCAGCGCTTCATAGAAGCCTTTTTCATCATGGATCTTCACACCATTGACTTTTGTAACAACCTCTCCCACTTGTAGAGACATTTTATCAGCTGGTGAATCCGGAACTACTCCAAGTACCATGATTCCCTGATTGCGCTTGGAAAAGTAAAACGGTGCCTGATCCTCTGCCATTCTCTGGCGGAGAGAGATGAATTCACGGCCAATTATAGCAAGTGCGGCTGCACCCACAGCAGCAAGCGGATACCAGTAGCCTGCAGATGAAATCAGCAAAAGAAGTACGCCAAACACGCTGATTCTTTGTCCATGCAGTGCTGTTGCCTCTTTAGGAAGCGTGCCCTGGATTCGCTGGTAAAAACCTATCGAAAAAGGGACCAGAATGAGCGAATACGTTTCCCCGCCAATCGGGATCGCTGGCCACCAATCAAATGGCAGCTGCAGTGCCTGACCAGGAATAAGCAGAAACACAGGCACCATCCAGAGTCTTTTTGATTCATGAATGCCGATGGTCTGGCCCCGTTTACTCTTTACAAGCCTGGGAGTTGTGCCTTTCCGTCCGTTTCTTATAATCAGGAAGCCTTCTGCTATAACAAGGAGAGCAAGGAGAACAGCGATGGATGGAAAGATGGAAGAGTCAAGATCTGCTGCCGTCTGGGCGAATGATGGCAATGGCCATTTCTGTTCAGCAGCAAACATTGTTGCGAAAAATGCAAAGCCCAGCGTATAAACAGGCGCCATCCATCTCACTTTTGCCGTAAAGCTCCACAGGAACGTAAGAGCAGCAGTAAAAACAATCGTTTCCACTGGTACGACAAGTCCTGCTCCAACCATCACAACACTCACTAATAGACCTGCCAAGATACCCAGAGGAAGAAGCTGCCTCAGCTCAAAATAAGCATTTTCCGCACGAACTGAAAAGTCTTTGCGCTCACGCTTTACACGGGAAACCCCCAAAAATGC includes:
- a CDS encoding glycosyltransferase family 4 protein, yielding MMRKILVLNIFPTVFPPTSGGTLRYFHIYNELSHFYDITLLSQTNSKKGKVIKYSSSFREYKAERDPLYSQIRQKLHNAASGYELPLIMYLELANYPALYKEYFEKLYQTSDIIIHETPYLLDYDFHFNKDQKPRIYNSHNHDYSLAKQIWKDEKAREYLPRLYEAEQRLTSHADLIYATSAAEKEEFIKDYGLDPQKIMLAPNGINPDEWLPRRKKPAGRPKALFIGADYPPNTQAVKFIIEHLADKCRDIDFIIAGGCCRPFQEPKKNNVKLMGKVKHKKKLKLFAEADIAINPMFSGAGVNLKTLEFLSAGIPLFSTLCGVRGLELINRKHYIHAEAEDFADKLNQFSGSHKFLEEMAACGQKHINSRFSWRSIAEKIHNDIEEIFSD
- a CDS encoding glycosyltransferase produces the protein MTNYQVIWRGPVLDASGYGIASREYTLALDRLGVDLIIQPYTWNFPYDFSNKNKKKRLLHLIEKPLQKNKQKILIYHCPPGNIDDINKERKNFDRILLNTVWETEKIPSPWLPAINACDGVCVPCSQNMKAMIGGGVNVPVFLAPHGADTHAFDPGNKKLTLKEAKGKFVFVSVFDFQHRKNPETLLKAYWSEFTSKDNVLLVIKTYGSKRKKILKAISQYKRSLGFTNETAPLHVITGTIPEKQLKGLYTLGNAFILPTRGEGVGLPYIEALSSGIPVIATGWGGQMDFLNEQNSFLIDCKLENPRDSMGSKSAISRLYPHLFKHEDHLWAEADLEDTKRQMRLAYENPHLCKQKGQQGRLDMLNLTWDKAGILLKKAIEEILS
- a CDS encoding glycosyltransferase family 2 protein, with protein sequence MVSIICCTMRQDYMENVFENYENQVWKEKELIIILNNDEMDKAAWQKRAKESHNVTVFQLREEVTLGECLNIAILNSRYNIIAKFDDDDFYAPNYLAQSVRTLKKTKADIVGKRTVYMYFQKEKLLAIQKPGKENRFVKHGIKGATLVFRKEIMDHVRFPKVNLGEDTYFLKLCNKSKLKIYSGDKNNYACLRISQPGHHTWTADNDRLIRKSVPVSRTSDFNKVKQIVSDGGKAYK
- a CDS encoding sugar phosphate nucleotidyltransferase; amino-acid sequence: MKILLLSGGSGRRLWPLSNSVRAKQFLKLLPTQHGKPESMIQRVCGQLDDARLLSSTYIITCENQLEIIKNQIDTQIPVICEPSQRGTFPSIALACAYLHSNYYAGPEETICVVPVDSYVEPLFYKLLQSIPDILHISQAELALLGAVPQFPSDQFGYILPKPGQKEEIGCLPIDQFIEKPDTETARRLIEKNAFWNCGVFGFSLNFIIEYLNKMGLSTSYSQLLKNYDLLPEISFDYKIAEKNSRSIVIPYSGLWKDLGSWETLSGQLESPVSGKGSLSKDSKNTQIVNELSIPIHAISISNSIIAASPEGILVADKQKSNAIKDMAETARLMYEEKRWGIYKVLDFSYTSEGMESLSKLLKILPDRNISYQTHQFRQETWTIISGEGEFILDGRLVYIKAGDVLQIPVGAKHAVKAITPLEIIEVQWGEKLQEEDIIRIAASWEETVKHIIKERERWSLSSAVQCVRTIWKTCLKTMKIRFGRKKN
- a CDS encoding PDZ domain-containing protein; the encoded protein is MIEEWIFEFLKGTGKLLLNPVFYYLFFVAAFLGVSRVKRERKDFSVRAENAYFELRQLLPLGILAGLLVSVVMVGAGLVVPVETIVFTAALTFLWSFTAKVRWMAPVYTLGFAFFATMFAAEQKWPLPSFAQTAADLDSSIFPSIAVLLALLVIAEGFLIIRNGRKGTTPRLVKSKRGQTIGIHESKRLWMVPVFLLIPGQALQLPFDWWPAIPIGGETYSLILVPFSIGFYQRIQGTLPKEATALHGQRISVFGVLLLLISSAGYWYPLAAVGAAALAIIGREFISLRQRMAEDQAPFYFSKRNQGIMVLGVVPDSPADKMSLQVGEVVTKVNGVKIHDEKGFYEALQKNGAHCKLEVLDVNSQVRFVQRALYEGDHHELGLLFVQDEKKWDSEAV